Proteins encoded within one genomic window of Thermococcus celer Vu 13 = JCM 8558:
- a CDS encoding GNAT family N-acetyltransferase: MRPVILKGNLVSLGLLLREDLRYIWVWYNDRDVRKYLSYPEEVFFYEDELEWYEALRKEKKHEKVFTIVENSSRSVVGLIGLHRIDYHNGRAELGYFLAREYWGHGYASEAVRLALDYAFEWLNLRKVYAHVFETNAPSIRVLEKNGFTLAGRWRRHQHVPGEGFVDVLCYERFRDRAVDF; the protein is encoded by the coding sequence ATGCGACCAGTGATACTAAAGGGCAACCTCGTCTCCCTGGGCCTTCTCCTCCGGGAGGACCTGAGGTACATATGGGTCTGGTACAACGACAGGGACGTCAGGAAATACCTCTCCTATCCCGAGGAGGTGTTCTTCTACGAGGATGAGCTTGAGTGGTACGAGGCGCTGAGGAAGGAGAAGAAGCACGAGAAGGTGTTCACAATCGTGGAGAACTCCTCGCGCTCCGTTGTCGGCCTCATCGGGCTTCACAGGATAGACTACCACAACGGACGGGCGGAGCTCGGTTACTTCCTCGCCAGGGAGTACTGGGGTCACGGCTACGCAAGCGAGGCTGTTAGACTCGCCCTCGACTACGCCTTCGAGTGGCTCAACCTCCGGAAGGTCTACGCCCACGTCTTCGAGACGAACGCCCCATCCATCCGCGTTCTGGAGAAGAACGGCTTCACCCTCGCCGGCCGCTGGAGGAGGCATCAGCACGTTCCCGGGGAGGGCTTCGTCGACGTGCTCTGCTACGAACGGTTTAGGGACCGGGCGGTTGATTTTTAA
- a CDS encoding transcriptional regulator translates to MERERLIRTVEAILRGTGYRTARMDFRGSCFDVVASGLFLLLFIKVATNIDTVTEEQAEDLKRLSRFFRASPLIVGVKTKNTELEEGVVYERFGIYALRPETLYDILVENELPAIFAERGGFYVRINGELLRELREKHGYSVNELARILGVSRKSLINYERGEQAVSLEVAVRLEELFDEPLAEPIDVLHSAVEARLDVTPETPLEREILERLRNLGLGVVKVRKAPFNAVTKEDEFSILTGIDEKKTRSMVRRAEMVAEVGRIINSDGVFILEKTRTEVVGEVPLIPKERLKEIRDADELIEMIEGLKKEIRKHGV, encoded by the coding sequence ATGGAGAGGGAGAGACTCATCAGAACGGTCGAGGCGATACTCAGGGGCACGGGGTACAGGACCGCCCGGATGGACTTTCGGGGGTCGTGCTTCGATGTGGTGGCGAGCGGGTTATTCCTGTTGCTCTTCATCAAGGTGGCCACCAACATAGACACGGTTACCGAGGAGCAGGCGGAGGATTTAAAACGCCTGTCCCGCTTCTTCAGAGCTTCTCCGCTGATAGTCGGCGTGAAGACGAAGAACACCGAGCTGGAGGAAGGGGTCGTTTACGAGAGGTTCGGGATCTACGCTCTAAGGCCTGAGACCCTCTACGACATCCTCGTTGAGAACGAGTTGCCCGCCATCTTCGCGGAGCGCGGCGGTTTCTACGTCAGGATAAACGGCGAACTCCTGAGGGAGCTGAGGGAGAAACACGGCTACTCCGTGAACGAGCTCGCCCGCATTCTCGGCGTTTCAAGAAAGAGCCTTATAAACTACGAGCGCGGCGAGCAGGCGGTCTCCCTCGAGGTCGCGGTTAGACTGGAGGAGCTCTTCGACGAGCCGCTGGCGGAGCCGATAGACGTCCTTCACTCTGCGGTCGAGGCCAGACTCGACGTAACGCCCGAAACCCCCCTCGAGAGGGAGATACTCGAGCGCCTCAGGAACCTCGGTCTCGGCGTCGTGAAGGTCAGGAAGGCGCCCTTCAACGCCGTGACGAAGGAGGACGAGTTCAGCATCCTGACGGGCATAGACGAGAAGAAGACCCGCTCGATGGTTAGAAGGGCGGAGATGGTGGCGGAGGTGGGTCGGATAATCAACAGCGACGGCGTTTTCATACTCGAGAAGACGAGGACGGAGGTCGTCGGCGAGGTCCCCCTGATACCCAAGGAGCGGCTTAAGGAGATCAGGGACGCGGACGAGCTCATAGAGATGATAGAGGGGCTCAAGAAGGAGATAAGGAAACACGGCGTTTAG
- a CDS encoding HD domain-containing protein, with the protein MDGKIIHDGVHGSMKITGLILDLVKTPEFQRLRNIRQLGLAYLVYPGANHTRFEHSLGAWHIARRLSQEIGLNEDESMLLQVGALLHDIGHGPFSHTFESIYKHYVKEHDHMRLGQDIVLGKVNLTGSENGGRIPEIIESYDYDFTPVDVANLILGKHGKRYLGQMLHGDVDVDQLDYLVRDAHYTGVAHGIIDLERLMKVLRVHDNELVVDEKGVEAVEGMMVARALMYSRVYFHHTVKIAEGMLTRALEFALEEGHLWDFWRMSDCRVLVELEDLEGLPAEMVRRVKYRDLYKAAVLAGADELTGEEKRELLTAYRNVRKRQEIERNLADAVGAREGEVILEFSIADLMLSEPRLKATEINVLLDSGELQPLTKVTPLANALKRRQTPRWAILIASPKGYVGKVREVWKRVIFG; encoded by the coding sequence ATGGATGGAAAAATCATTCACGACGGCGTTCACGGCAGCATGAAGATAACCGGCCTCATCCTCGACCTCGTTAAAACCCCCGAATTCCAGAGGCTCAGGAACATAAGACAGCTCGGTTTAGCCTACCTCGTCTACCCGGGAGCGAACCACACGCGCTTCGAGCACTCCCTCGGCGCGTGGCACATCGCAAGGAGGCTTTCGCAGGAGATAGGACTCAACGAGGACGAGAGCATGCTCCTCCAGGTTGGGGCCCTTCTCCACGACATCGGCCACGGGCCCTTCAGCCACACCTTCGAGAGCATATACAAGCACTACGTCAAGGAGCACGACCACATGCGCCTCGGCCAGGACATAGTTCTGGGGAAGGTAAACCTAACCGGGAGCGAGAACGGGGGAAGAATCCCGGAGATAATCGAGAGCTATGATTACGATTTCACTCCCGTGGACGTTGCGAACCTCATACTCGGGAAGCACGGGAAGCGCTACCTCGGGCAGATGCTCCACGGTGACGTTGACGTCGACCAGCTGGACTACCTCGTGAGGGACGCCCACTACACGGGCGTTGCCCACGGGATAATAGACCTCGAGAGGCTGATGAAGGTTCTGAGGGTGCATGATAACGAGCTCGTGGTCGATGAGAAGGGCGTGGAAGCTGTGGAGGGCATGATGGTGGCGCGCGCCCTCATGTACTCGAGGGTCTACTTCCACCACACGGTCAAGATAGCCGAGGGGATGCTCACCCGCGCCCTGGAGTTCGCCCTCGAGGAGGGCCACCTCTGGGACTTCTGGAGGATGTCCGACTGCCGGGTTCTCGTGGAGCTCGAGGATCTCGAGGGGCTTCCTGCGGAGATGGTGAGGCGCGTGAAGTACCGCGACCTCTACAAGGCCGCCGTTCTGGCGGGCGCCGATGAACTGACGGGGGAGGAGAAGAGGGAGTTACTGACGGCCTACAGGAACGTGAGAAAAAGGCAGGAGATAGAGCGGAACCTCGCGGACGCGGTCGGTGCACGCGAGGGCGAGGTCATCCTCGAGTTCAGCATCGCCGACCTCATGCTCAGCGAGCCGAGGCTCAAGGCCACGGAGATAAACGTCCTCCTCGACAGCGGGGAGCTCCAGCCGCTTACGAAGGTTACCCCCCTCGCCAACGCCCTCAAGAGGCGCCAGACCCCGCGCTGGGCGATACTCATCGCCTCGCCGAAGGGGTACGTCGGGAAGGTGAGGGAGGTCTGGAAGAGGGTCATCTTCGGCTGA
- a CDS encoding phenylacetate--CoA ligase family protein has product MSLVVGRTDREGIADLRYTLSKALETTEFWREKFSGIDPEGITPQDLASLTNKVNITPHDLYSVDRVWPDYILKPRVFYAVMRTSGTTGRPKRVPYTRDDRLRTGRQVEPWIREYMDRGDRIASFFPPLPSSSGMFAFGSFEALNAKSAYYQMPIQYLLDRGMLLRELESIRPTALFCLTATAYNLGLTLPESIKKDIQTIVVGGETLTPELARATLGLFENAVIIDNFGSTEDAITGYRVITRKKATEFHFEESIVVLKDNGDGYDDYKQVYITKVMRDGELTGLPLFNYGIGDLARVENGKVRNIIRIKDVVSLAGAKLHLDQVMEIVYNHPDLLDFVMIYHPLSPENPRPKVVLRVAYSGAKPAGIEDEVRELIYEANNPVRYEVEESRQAELIIEAVPLEKLREGLPTKPGKTKRIYVVGRDL; this is encoded by the coding sequence ATGTCTCTGGTGGTCGGGAGAACCGACAGGGAAGGCATCGCCGACTTGAGGTATACCCTCAGCAAGGCCCTGGAAACGACCGAATTCTGGAGGGAGAAGTTCTCAGGAATCGATCCCGAAGGAATAACCCCCCAAGACCTCGCTTCCCTTACGAATAAGGTGAACATAACACCCCACGACCTCTATTCCGTCGATAGGGTCTGGCCGGACTACATCCTAAAACCGCGGGTCTTTTACGCTGTGATGCGGACGAGTGGAACCACCGGACGGCCCAAGCGAGTACCCTACACCCGGGACGACCGCCTCCGAACGGGTCGTCAGGTGGAGCCGTGGATCAGGGAGTACATGGATAGAGGTGACAGGATAGCCTCTTTCTTCCCCCCGCTGCCTTCGTCCTCTGGAATGTTCGCCTTCGGAAGCTTTGAGGCGCTCAACGCGAAGTCCGCCTACTATCAGATGCCGATTCAGTACCTCCTCGACAGGGGTATGCTCCTCAGGGAACTTGAGTCCATCCGGCCCACCGCGCTCTTCTGCCTGACGGCGACCGCCTACAACCTCGGTCTTACCCTCCCCGAATCCATAAAGAAGGACATCCAGACCATCGTCGTCGGGGGAGAAACCCTCACCCCTGAGCTCGCGAGGGCGACTCTCGGGCTCTTCGAGAACGCCGTGATAATAGACAACTTCGGCTCGACCGAGGACGCCATAACAGGCTACCGGGTCATCACGAGGAAGAAGGCCACCGAGTTCCACTTCGAGGAGTCCATAGTTGTTCTCAAGGACAACGGCGACGGCTACGACGACTACAAGCAGGTCTACATAACCAAGGTCATGAGGGACGGAGAACTCACGGGCCTGCCCCTCTTCAACTACGGGATAGGCGACCTCGCGAGGGTCGAGAACGGGAAGGTGAGGAACATAATCCGCATCAAGGACGTCGTGAGCCTCGCGGGGGCCAAGCTACACTTAGATCAGGTGATGGAGATAGTTTACAACCACCCGGACCTGCTGGACTTCGTGATGATCTACCATCCGCTCTCCCCTGAGAACCCCAGGCCGAAGGTCGTCCTTCGCGTCGCCTACAGCGGTGCAAAGCCCGCGGGAATAGAGGACGAGGTACGGGAACTCATCTACGAGGCGAACAACCCGGTTCGCTACGAGGTCGAGGAGTCCAGGCAGGCGGAGCTGATAATCGAGGCGGTTCCCCTCGAGAAGCTCCGGGAAGGGCTTCCAACGAAACCCGGGAAAACCAAGAGGATATACGTTGTCGGCAGGGACCTTTGA
- a CDS encoding DUF835 domain-containing protein — protein sequence MDGVQTLVLAEALMVLIADLVAAGLIFRIYLRNKRKSAMAFSLAWMFDFLAMLSMVSTNQTLQMAGMLFLPTFSGFLFYGAVKFLEEESMAVGYKPLKILATMPPAFMAYMLGVYVYTGDAFWTTTSAATLGISGVFVTAGGLLLKETEEIYKSAVKYLYISVILFGLHLIPAALFGGEEWYLPIGFSLSTILIISMVVAMVKLTSSESFIPREVGPIRPVDLKPGVMVVNGKEYQKLMEKLKEMSVLAFVREVTQLPEGWQYYFVTTVPFRGRFKNTINPTDLARITEISYKYLEESSRRGEQGVIVIDCLEYLIVYNSWESLMKFLSKLRDFVVVNRGTLILVIEKESLETRLYAQLRKLME from the coding sequence TTGGATGGCGTCCAAACACTCGTACTCGCCGAGGCTTTGATGGTTTTGATAGCCGACCTGGTGGCGGCGGGGTTGATATTCAGGATATACCTCCGTAACAAGCGAAAATCTGCCATGGCCTTCTCTCTTGCATGGATGTTCGACTTCCTGGCGATGCTCTCGATGGTCTCCACGAACCAGACGCTCCAGATGGCGGGCATGCTCTTCCTCCCCACGTTCTCGGGCTTTCTGTTCTACGGTGCGGTGAAGTTCCTTGAGGAGGAGTCGATGGCAGTCGGATACAAACCCCTCAAGATACTTGCGACAATGCCTCCTGCATTCATGGCCTATATGCTCGGGGTGTACGTTTACACAGGGGACGCGTTCTGGACGACCACCAGCGCCGCCACCCTCGGCATAAGCGGGGTGTTCGTCACGGCCGGCGGCCTTTTGCTCAAGGAAACCGAGGAGATCTACAAGAGTGCGGTTAAGTACCTCTACATCAGTGTAATACTGTTCGGCCTCCACCTGATTCCGGCGGCGCTGTTTGGAGGGGAGGAGTGGTACCTGCCGATAGGCTTCAGCCTTTCCACGATTCTTATAATAAGCATGGTAGTAGCTATGGTGAAGCTCACCTCGTCGGAGTCGTTCATACCCCGGGAAGTGGGACCAATCCGGCCCGTTGACCTTAAGCCGGGTGTTATGGTGGTCAACGGAAAGGAATACCAGAAGCTCATGGAGAAACTCAAGGAAATGTCGGTTCTGGCGTTCGTCAGGGAAGTCACCCAGCTTCCGGAGGGGTGGCAGTACTACTTCGTGACGACCGTGCCGTTCCGTGGAAGGTTCAAGAACACCATAAACCCGACGGACCTCGCGAGAATAACCGAAATCTCGTACAAATACCTCGAAGAATCCTCCCGGAGGGGGGAACAGGGCGTAATCGTAATCGACTGCCTTGAGTACCTTATCGTCTACAACTCCTGGGAGAGCCTCATGAAGTTCCTCTCGAAGCTCAGGGACTTCGTTGTGGTCAACAGGGGTACCCTAATACTCGTCATCGAGAAGGAGAGCCTTGAAACCCGACTCTACGCCCAGCTCAGGAAGCTCATGGAGTGA
- a CDS encoding molybdopterin molybdotransferase MoeA, with protein sequence MKELKSLTPYREALRLLLEDLSEIPETEEVELGEALGRVLAEDVVSPIDSPPFDRSAVDGYAVRAEDTFQAREYRPVEIKVIDEITAGEASKVKVEPGTAVKLTTGAKIPEGANAVLMQEMAEREGDVIRVLRPVAPGQNVAFAGEDVRKGEVVLRKGQVLRPQDLALLKSLGFKKVEVKRKPRVGIIITGDELVEEFDEEALNSGKIMESNSIMLEGLVKRYFGEPVFYGVLPDDEGVIGETLGKAKEENDLVLITGGSAFGDKDFAHRFVKLLFHGTTIKPGRPMGYGERVFVMSGYPVSAFAQFHLYVKHALAKLTGARDYEVRVKAKLTERVPSQLGRYEFVKVRYENGVARPIKKKGSGIISSVVESNGYIGIPEDSEGYLEGETVEVVLY encoded by the coding sequence ATGAAGGAACTGAAGAGCCTCACGCCCTATCGCGAGGCTTTGCGACTTTTGCTCGAAGACTTGAGCGAGATCCCGGAGACGGAAGAGGTTGAGCTCGGGGAAGCGCTGGGAAGGGTGCTCGCGGAGGACGTTGTCTCCCCCATCGATAGCCCGCCCTTCGACAGGTCGGCCGTGGACGGCTACGCGGTGAGGGCTGAGGACACGTTCCAGGCGAGGGAGTACAGACCGGTCGAAATCAAGGTAATAGACGAGATAACCGCGGGGGAAGCGAGCAAAGTGAAGGTCGAGCCGGGAACCGCGGTGAAACTTACTACCGGGGCGAAGATACCTGAGGGGGCGAACGCGGTACTGATGCAGGAGATGGCCGAAAGAGAAGGAGACGTCATAAGGGTTCTGAGGCCTGTCGCACCGGGCCAGAACGTGGCCTTCGCCGGCGAGGACGTCAGGAAGGGGGAAGTCGTTCTCAGAAAGGGGCAGGTTCTAAGGCCCCAGGATCTGGCACTGCTCAAAAGCCTTGGCTTCAAAAAGGTGGAGGTCAAGAGGAAGCCCCGCGTCGGGATAATAATCACGGGCGACGAGCTGGTGGAGGAGTTCGACGAGGAGGCCCTTAATTCGGGGAAGATCATGGAGAGCAACTCGATAATGCTCGAGGGGCTCGTCAAGAGGTACTTCGGGGAACCCGTCTTCTACGGCGTCCTTCCAGATGACGAGGGGGTTATAGGGGAGACGCTGGGAAAAGCAAAGGAGGAGAACGACCTCGTTCTGATAACCGGCGGCTCTGCGTTCGGCGATAAGGACTTCGCCCACCGCTTCGTGAAGCTCCTCTTCCACGGAACGACGATAAAGCCGGGCCGGCCGATGGGGTACGGCGAGAGGGTCTTCGTGATGAGCGGTTATCCGGTTAGCGCCTTCGCCCAGTTTCACCTCTACGTCAAGCACGCCCTCGCGAAGCTCACGGGAGCAAGGGACTACGAGGTCAGGGTCAAGGCAAAGCTCACCGAGCGGGTCCCGAGCCAGCTCGGGCGCTACGAGTTCGTCAAAGTGCGGTACGAGAACGGCGTTGCACGGCCGATAAAGAAGAAGGGTAGCGGAATAATAAGCTCGGTGGTGGAGAGCAACGGATACATAGGGATTCCTGAGGACAGCGAGGGCTACCTCGAGGGAGAAACCGTGGAGGTAGTGCTCTACTGA
- a CDS encoding MogA/MoaB family molybdenum cofactor biosynthesis protein, whose translation MGVEEHRKKAPKRFRFAVITVSDTASRGEKEDGSGRFLVEELEKAGHERVLYKVVPDERMGIIGAVVEAFEKGADVVVTSGGTGITSRDVTIESVRPLFDKELTGFGEVFRLLSYEEIGTAAVMTRATAGIIRSSGRAMAVFCLPGSLGAAKTGIKIILREAGHVLKHGRE comes from the coding sequence ATGGGCGTCGAGGAGCACAGGAAGAAGGCCCCGAAGAGGTTTCGCTTCGCCGTCATAACGGTCAGCGACACCGCGAGCCGGGGCGAGAAGGAGGACGGAAGCGGGAGGTTCCTCGTTGAGGAGCTGGAGAAGGCAGGACACGAGCGGGTTCTGTATAAAGTAGTCCCCGACGAGAGGATGGGGATAATCGGGGCGGTAGTCGAGGCTTTCGAGAAGGGTGCCGATGTGGTGGTTACCTCGGGGGGAACGGGGATAACGAGCAGGGACGTGACGATAGAGAGCGTCAGACCGCTCTTCGATAAGGAATTGACGGGTTTCGGCGAGGTCTTCAGACTGTTAAGCTACGAGGAGATAGGAACCGCGGCGGTCATGACGAGGGCGACCGCCGGGATCATCAGGAGCTCGGGACGGGCCATGGCGGTCTTCTGCCTGCCGGGGAGCCTCGGAGCGGCCAAAACCGGGATAAAGATAATCCTGAGGGAAGCGGGTCACGTCCTCAAGCACGGGAGGGAGTGA
- a CDS encoding adenosylcobinamide amidohydrolase, with protein sequence MESEHFILPFDGSMLSLSNAPHRGGLTRANGFFFMRVPKNYSGDYKRDCAEFEEKHRLRDFVGFMTAAEVRNVLAVARSGSVKAYVTAGITNPAIAGEEPPPWKPGTINVALVINEGLTVGAMANAIMTATEAKTYTLLRLGYNATGTTSDGIGVFAFEGEVEWAGTATALGMSIGRAVRKALEESLRRWERTRRK encoded by the coding sequence ATGGAGTCGGAGCATTTCATCCTGCCCTTCGATGGATCGATGCTATCCTTGAGCAACGCGCCCCACAGAGGGGGTTTAACACGGGCAAACGGCTTCTTCTTCATGAGGGTCCCGAAGAACTACTCCGGCGATTATAAGCGGGACTGCGCGGAATTCGAGGAGAAACACAGGCTCAGGGACTTCGTGGGCTTCATGACGGCCGCCGAGGTAAGGAACGTCCTGGCCGTCGCGAGGAGCGGGAGCGTTAAAGCCTACGTGACCGCCGGGATCACGAACCCCGCCATCGCAGGCGAGGAACCGCCTCCCTGGAAACCGGGGACGATAAACGTGGCGCTCGTGATAAACGAAGGATTAACGGTGGGGGCGATGGCCAACGCGATAATGACCGCGACCGAGGCAAAAACTTACACCCTGCTGAGGCTCGGCTACAACGCCACGGGCACGACGAGCGACGGCATCGGGGTCTTCGCCTTCGAGGGCGAGGTGGAGTGGGCGGGAACTGCCACGGCCCTCGGGATGAGCATCGGAAGGGCCGTCAGGAAAGCGCTCGAGGAGAGCCTGCGGAGATGGGAAAGGACAAGGCGGAAATGA
- the cobT gene encoding nicotinate mononucleotide-dependent phosphoribosyltransferase CobT — translation MESLFLLVLGNTEISTVPGISVAGATPELTKLTPIADAEYLFHEKPLTVDVIPVTPEGYPTPAIITKAARELAGFPILVVRGGTYLAPLVPHVHVSNAVGRDFRRGPALPEFGDIIKRAKLLGEELGRLPVKELVIGESTPGGTTTAQAVLWALGYEARTSSASSENPQALKERVITEAFNRLGIAKGDLKDNPLEALRQFGDPMMATLIGLSLGFRGSVVLAGGTQMLAVSALLKALGEDLGRFMVATTKWVVNDPSATFLETAKGIGVITYSADLDFSGSEFPGLRAYEEGYVKEGVGAGGATWLAVKAGYSPEEVSRKVDELYERLMEMKGA, via the coding sequence ATGGAGAGCCTCTTCCTCCTCGTCCTCGGAAACACCGAGATAAGCACCGTCCCCGGGATAAGCGTTGCCGGGGCGACGCCCGAGCTCACGAAGCTCACACCGATAGCCGATGCCGAGTATCTCTTCCACGAGAAGCCCCTGACCGTTGACGTCATCCCCGTAACCCCCGAGGGGTATCCAACGCCGGCGATAATCACCAAGGCCGCGAGGGAGCTCGCGGGATTCCCGATTCTGGTGGTTCGCGGGGGGACCTATCTGGCACCCCTCGTCCCTCACGTCCACGTCAGCAACGCCGTCGGCCGGGACTTCAGGAGGGGGCCGGCCCTCCCGGAGTTCGGCGATATAATCAAGCGGGCGAAGCTCCTCGGCGAGGAACTGGGCAGGTTGCCGGTGAAGGAGCTCGTCATCGGGGAGTCCACGCCGGGGGGAACGACGACGGCCCAGGCCGTCCTCTGGGCGCTCGGCTACGAGGCGAGAACCTCCTCCGCCTCCAGTGAGAACCCGCAGGCCCTCAAGGAGAGGGTCATCACAGAGGCCTTCAACAGGCTGGGAATAGCGAAGGGAGACCTGAAGGACAACCCGCTCGAGGCCCTGAGGCAGTTCGGCGACCCGATGATGGCCACCCTCATCGGCCTCTCCCTCGGATTTAGGGGAAGCGTCGTCCTCGCAGGCGGAACCCAGATGCTGGCGGTTTCGGCGCTCCTCAAAGCCCTCGGCGAGGACTTGGGCAGGTTCATGGTGGCAACCACCAAGTGGGTGGTGAACGACCCGAGCGCTACCTTCCTCGAAACTGCGAAGGGGATAGGGGTGATAACCTACTCGGCCGACCTCGACTTCTCGGGGAGCGAGTTTCCGGGCCTGAGAGCCTACGAGGAAGGCTACGTCAAGGAAGGCGTCGGGGCCGGTGGGGCCACGTGGCTCGCCGTTAAGGCCGGCTACTCACCGGAAGAGGTTTCAAGAAAGGTCGATGAGCTCTACGAAAGGCTCATGGAGATGAAGGGGGCTTAA
- a CDS encoding cobyric acid synthase: protein MGKALMVLGTSSGAGKSLLVTALCRILSKRGYDVVPFKSQNMSLNSAPSIEGGEISRAQYLQAIACGKRPSVRFNPILLKPEGGMRSQVVFMGKPMGSVSARDYMLSRKEELFRKAMKVLDGLKEEHDLVVIEGAGSPVEINLKDYDIANTRVMLHAKARGLLVTDIDRGGSFASIVGTMELLRPEEREAIMGFVFNRFRGDASLLKPGLDYLEERYGKPTLGVIPYTEHRLPEEDSLAEFPKAKGELHIQIIKLPHISNFTDFEPLHWANGVDYVTRPEELKGDVIIVPGSKNTVEDLLWMRENGFDDALREAHREGSFVVGVCGGFQMLGKVIIDEVESRRGAVKGIGLLPARTVFERTKRTNHLRAEILWKPALGMGVEGYEIRFGRSFSRRPFSVIREVNGARTFEPEGAVGERAFGTYIHGIFHNFAFTGRFLNLIRKERGLEPVSVERWSIEEEIDRFAEVVERNLDVDRILSELGL from the coding sequence ATGGGAAAGGCCCTGATGGTGCTCGGAACCTCGTCCGGTGCCGGTAAATCTCTCCTCGTGACGGCCCTTTGCAGGATTCTCTCCAAGAGGGGCTACGACGTCGTTCCATTCAAGAGCCAGAACATGAGCCTCAACTCCGCCCCGAGCATCGAGGGCGGCGAGATAAGCCGCGCCCAGTACCTTCAGGCGATAGCCTGCGGAAAGAGGCCGAGCGTGAGGTTCAACCCTATTCTCCTCAAGCCCGAGGGAGGGATGCGGAGCCAGGTCGTCTTCATGGGAAAGCCGATGGGGAGCGTCTCCGCGCGCGATTACATGCTCTCGCGCAAGGAGGAGCTATTCAGGAAGGCGATGAAGGTTCTCGACGGGCTCAAGGAGGAGCACGACCTCGTGGTAATTGAAGGGGCCGGGAGCCCGGTCGAGATCAACCTCAAAGACTACGACATAGCCAACACCCGCGTTATGCTCCACGCGAAGGCCAGGGGGCTCCTCGTTACGGACATCGACAGGGGCGGGAGCTTCGCGAGCATCGTCGGCACGATGGAACTGCTGAGGCCCGAGGAGAGGGAGGCGATTATGGGCTTCGTCTTCAACAGGTTCCGCGGCGATGCGTCTCTCCTCAAACCGGGCCTCGATTACCTCGAGGAGCGCTACGGAAAGCCCACCCTCGGCGTCATCCCCTACACGGAGCACCGCCTTCCCGAGGAGGACTCCCTCGCCGAGTTCCCGAAGGCTAAGGGCGAGCTCCACATCCAGATAATCAAACTCCCGCACATAAGCAACTTCACGGACTTCGAGCCGCTCCACTGGGCCAACGGCGTTGACTACGTCACGAGGCCTGAAGAGCTGAAGGGAGACGTCATCATCGTCCCGGGGAGCAAGAACACCGTCGAGGACCTTCTCTGGATGAGGGAAAACGGCTTCGATGACGCCCTCAGGGAGGCCCACCGCGAGGGTTCCTTCGTCGTAGGGGTCTGCGGCGGCTTCCAGATGCTCGGGAAGGTGATAATCGACGAGGTCGAGTCGAGGAGGGGGGCCGTTAAGGGGATCGGCCTTCTACCAGCCAGGACGGTCTTCGAGAGGACCAAGAGGACGAACCACCTGAGGGCCGAAATTTTGTGGAAACCGGCACTGGGGATGGGCGTTGAGGGCTACGAGATCCGCTTCGGCAGGAGCTTCTCAAGGAGACCCTTCTCGGTCATAAGGGAGGTGAACGGGGCGAGGACCTTCGAACCCGAGGGGGCGGTCGGGGAGCGGGCCTTCGGGACTTACATCCACGGGATATTCCACAACTTCGCCTTCACCGGGAGGTTCCTCAACCTCATCAGAAAGGAGAGGGGCCTCGAGCCCGTATCGGTCGAGCGCTGGAGCATAGAGGAGGAGATAGACCGGTTCGCCGAAGTGGTGGAGCGGAACCTCGACGTGGACAGGATACTGAGCGAGCTGGGGCTCTAA
- a CDS encoding NTP transferase domain-containing protein yields MIVIMAGGRSSRMGAEKPVLRVGGVPMLLRVYREAGKVDEVLVALSRNTPRTRELCLREGLPFVETPGKGYVEDVTYLLRELGPFISVSSDLPFVKGGDFRAMKRAFDGRTSLTGVLPLKLVPGDLNPVTYRGYAVVGLNAVGGEGERFLELSNPLLALNVNTPEDLKLADRIAKLVGR; encoded by the coding sequence ATGATAGTCATCATGGCCGGCGGGCGGTCGAGCAGGATGGGAGCGGAGAAGCCCGTCCTTCGCGTCGGTGGAGTCCCTATGCTCCTGAGGGTCTACCGCGAGGCAGGGAAGGTGGACGAAGTCCTTGTGGCCCTCTCGCGGAACACTCCAAGGACAAGGGAGCTGTGCCTCCGCGAGGGACTTCCCTTCGTGGAAACGCCCGGGAAGGGCTACGTCGAGGATGTAACGTACCTTCTCCGCGAGCTCGGCCCCTTCATCAGCGTCTCCTCGGACCTGCCCTTCGTTAAGGGTGGCGATTTCCGGGCCATGAAGAGGGCCTTCGACGGGCGGACGAGCCTGACCGGGGTTCTTCCGCTGAAGCTGGTTCCCGGAGACTTAAACCCCGTGACCTACAGGGGCTACGCGGTGGTGGGTTTAAATGCAGTCGGAGGAGAAGGGGAGCGGTTCCTCGAGCTGAGCAATCCCCTTTTAGCTTTGAACGTGAACACGCCGGAAGACTTAAAGCTCGCCGATAGAATAGCGAAGCTGGTGGGAAGATGA